The window ATCCCTTGGTGCCGAACAGGAACATGACGCCACAAGCCCCGGCGAGTGCATAGGGCAATGCAAGCCCGATCCGCCCCAGCATCAGCTTCGCCTGATCCGTCGTTCCGAATGCTGAGAGCCACCGTTCGATGCCTGGGAAAGTCAAAGCGATGGCCAGCATGGCTACGGCCGGAATACCGGCGACAAGGATCCGCTTAGGCGTCATCGGCGAATGCCTTCGCACCGAGTTCACTCAGACGCGTTCGCTCCGCCTCGTCAGCCTTTATCCGTGCGCTGGCATCGATCAGAAGCCCGAGCAAGAGCGCGCGCTTCTCGTAGCGCAGGCCGGCCTTGACGATCAGGCCGCCAAGTTCGATCTTTTCCCGCGCGTCCTTTTTCCGAGCCTCGGCCGTCGACATCTTTTGCACCCGCTCAAGCCTCAGCAGACCGGCCCGCAGCCTCGCCAGCGCCGTTCGGCGGCGTGGTCGCAGGCTTGCGCCCCTGAGCGGGTCTCGCCTGTGCCCGAAACCGAGCCGCGACTTCTTCGAACGCCGACAGAAGTTCACCCTCCTCTATCTCGATCTCTCCGAGCCCTGCCCGTAGCGCGATCCGACCGATGCGCTCGGCGTCACGTGTTTCGGCCTGCTTGAGTTGCTCCTGCAGGCGAGCAATCTCTTCCCGGATTTTGGCGGTTGGCTTCTTCATGAGCGTTGCTTCCTTGTTCATGATGGTCCGTTGAAGACGAACCCTGCCCCGAATTTTCTCCCGCTGGAAAGGTGCAATGTTGCACCTCGCCAAAGCGCTAGCTTTTGGCGAATGATCCCGCCGTTCCGAAGGAGCGGATCCAAGGGCGCAATTATACGTCGCTGACGCGACGCCCTGCTGAAGGGTCCTGGCGGGGCCGCCCGCTCCCAACGAACGCGTTGAAAATGTTCGATCTTAGGAGCCTGTCTCAGCCGTGGCCGTCCCGCATTTCTCAGTCAGCATCGTTGCCCGCGGCTCAGGCCGCAGCGCGGTG of the Rhizobium favelukesii genome contains:
- the traD gene encoding conjugal transfer protein TraD, with the translated sequence MSTAEARKKDAREKIELGGLIVKAGLRYEKRALLLGLLIDASARIKADEAERTRLSELGAKAFADDA
- the traC gene encoding conjugal transfer protein TraC — its product is MKKPTAKIREEIARLQEQLKQAETRDAERIGRIALRAGLGEIEIEEGELLSAFEEVAARFRAQARPAQGRKPATTPPNGAGEAAGRSAEA